In a single window of the Dinghuibacter silviterrae genome:
- a CDS encoding helix-turn-helix domain-containing protein, whose amino-acid sequence MKKKSPSPTIVSISALHQMMDLKKPTHPLVSVIDLREVYGRAEKIEQSLAYNFYSIAIKKNFEGKLRYGQQYYDFDEGVMVFIAPQQVMHFDVSTLPQVEGQMLIVHPDFFKNYPLATTIRSYGFFSYATNEALHLSEVEEQLITNMMTNIHREIVSSIDAFTQDLIVSHIDLLLKYCNRFYHRQFITRKVVNDDLLIKLEDQLNAYFNEKRGLPTVQYLASQLNVSPNYLSDMLRALTGQSTQQHIQSRVIERAKEMLSTTDLSVSEIAYALGFDYPQSFHRLFKNLTKTSPLEYRNSFN is encoded by the coding sequence ATGAAAAAGAAGTCGCCATCGCCTACGATTGTGTCCATTTCGGCCTTGCATCAAATGATGGATTTGAAAAAGCCGACGCATCCCCTGGTAAGCGTCATCGACCTTCGGGAAGTATATGGCCGTGCGGAAAAGATTGAACAATCATTGGCATATAATTTTTATTCCATTGCCATCAAGAAGAATTTTGAGGGGAAATTGCGCTACGGGCAACAATACTATGATTTTGATGAAGGCGTAATGGTATTTATTGCGCCCCAGCAGGTCATGCATTTCGATGTATCTACGCTGCCACAGGTGGAAGGCCAGATGCTGATCGTACACCCCGATTTCTTTAAGAATTATCCACTGGCGACAACGATCAGGTCCTATGGGTTTTTCTCTTATGCGACCAATGAGGCCTTGCACTTGTCCGAAGTTGAGGAGCAGTTGATCACCAATATGATGACCAATATACATCGGGAGATCGTTTCCTCCATTGATGCCTTTACCCAGGACCTGATTGTCTCGCACATTGACCTGTTATTGAAATATTGCAACCGGTTTTATCACCGGCAGTTTATCACCCGGAAGGTGGTGAATGACGATTTGTTGATAAAGCTGGAGGATCAGTTGAATGCCTATTTCAATGAGAAAAGAGGGTTGCCTACCGTCCAGTATCTGGCTTCGCAATTGAACGTGTCCCCCAACTATCTGAGCGATATGTTGCGCGCGCTTACCGGGCAGAGCACACAGCAACATATCCAAAGCAGGGTCATTGAACGGGCGAAAGAGATGCTGTCGACAACGGATCTATCCGTCAGTGAAATTGCTTATGCCTTGGGGTTTGATTACCCGCAGTCGTTTCATAGGCTGTTTAAGAACCTTACGAAGACCTCGCCTTTGGAATATAGGAATTCATTCAATTAA
- a CDS encoding DoxX family membrane protein: MKRIILFILCLLAGLMFINAGLDKFFHYMPVPKQVPEKVAKTVAAFMEIGWLMPLTGTIEILGGLLLIFPRTRALGAIVILPVLAGILLANINMNPSSLPIVLVLIAIVFWAIFDNRAKYLPMIAK, encoded by the coding sequence ATGAAACGTATCATCCTTTTTATCCTTTGCCTGCTGGCAGGCCTGATGTTTATCAACGCCGGCCTGGACAAGTTCTTCCACTACATGCCGGTGCCAAAACAAGTGCCCGAAAAAGTGGCGAAAACGGTGGCGGCATTTATGGAGATTGGCTGGCTGATGCCGCTGACAGGTACCATAGAAATTCTTGGCGGTTTACTGTTGATCTTCCCCAGGACCAGGGCGCTGGGCGCCATCGTGATCCTGCCGGTGTTGGCAGGTATTCTACTGGCGAACATCAACATGAACCCTTCAAGCTTGCCCATCGTATTGGTACTGATCGCCATCGTTTTCTGGGCAATCTTCGACAATAGGGCCAAGTACCTGCCGATGATCGCAAAATGA
- a CDS encoding D-TA family PLP-dependent enzyme, with amino-acid sequence MENWFVLAHPDKIDTPALLVYRDRVARNIDLMVKTAGDASRLIPHVKTHKMREVVEMQLDKGIRRFKCATIAEAEMLALAGASAVLVAYQLNGPKIDRYLELVGKYPRIVWSSIVDNIDSARALAGKAQQRNVHASVFLDIDSGMHRTGIPPEDALELARDIKSIKNLRLLGLHAYDGHIRDTDFATRTERAEAAMRPVRELARKMTAEGFDEPLIIAGGTPTFTVHAKHKDLWCSPGTCVFSDHGYGSQLKEQHFQPAVVLMTRVVSRPGPGLVTTDLGHKSVAAENPIDKRIFFLNLEGYEVVSQSEEHLVIRVPEGREPEIGAVLYGLPYHVCPSVALHDEAIIIVDGEEVDVWPVLARRRSIGV; translated from the coding sequence ATGGAAAACTGGTTTGTGCTGGCGCACCCGGACAAGATCGACACGCCGGCCTTATTGGTCTACCGGGACCGGGTAGCCCGGAACATTGACCTGATGGTTAAAACGGCGGGGGATGCGTCCCGGCTGATCCCGCATGTCAAGACGCACAAGATGCGGGAGGTGGTCGAGATGCAACTGGACAAGGGCATCCGGCGATTCAAGTGTGCCACCATTGCGGAGGCGGAAATGCTGGCCCTGGCGGGCGCTTCTGCGGTCCTGGTGGCGTACCAGTTGAACGGACCGAAAATCGACCGTTACCTGGAGCTGGTGGGCAAATATCCGCGGATCGTCTGGTCGTCCATCGTGGACAATATCGACTCGGCACGGGCGCTGGCGGGAAAAGCGCAACAAAGAAATGTACACGCTTCGGTCTTCCTGGATATAGACAGCGGAATGCACCGTACGGGGATCCCGCCGGAGGACGCACTGGAACTCGCCCGGGACATAAAAAGTATAAAAAACCTGCGTCTGCTGGGGTTGCACGCTTACGACGGCCATATAAGGGACACAGACTTCGCGACACGCACGGAGCGGGCGGAAGCCGCCATGCGCCCTGTACGCGAGCTGGCCAGAAAAATGACAGCCGAAGGGTTTGACGAGCCCCTGATCATTGCCGGCGGGACGCCCACGTTTACGGTGCACGCCAAACACAAAGACCTTTGGTGCAGCCCGGGGACCTGTGTGTTTTCGGACCATGGGTATGGGTCTCAGTTAAAGGAGCAGCATTTTCAACCCGCCGTGGTTTTGATGACGCGGGTAGTGTCCCGGCCGGGACCCGGTTTGGTCACGACGGACCTGGGGCATAAGTCAGTGGCGGCGGAAAACCCGATCGACAAGAGGATCTTTTTTCTAAACCTCGAAGGATATGAGGTGGTGTCTCAAAGCGAAGAACACCTGGTGATCAGGGTTCCCGAGGGGCGGGAGCCGGAAATCGGCGCCGTTTTGTATGGGCTGCCGTATCACGTTTGTCCGTCGGTGGCCCTGCATGACGAGGCCATTATCATCGTGGACGGGGAGGAAGTGGACGTATGGCCCGTATTGGCGAGGCGGAGGAGCATTGGCGTGTAG
- a CDS encoding RidA family protein translates to MTPQESFTKKGWVLPPAPKPAGVYKPLLVVDRLVYVSGHGPDREDGSLIIGKAGAELDKDEAKLAARQVGLTILSTLIAHLGSLDKIKRVVKVLGMVNAVPHFQHHPYVVNGCSELFAEVWGPDLGVGVRSAVGMGSLPDNITVEIEAIFELA, encoded by the coding sequence ATGACGCCTCAGGAAAGTTTTACCAAGAAAGGATGGGTATTGCCGCCGGCACCAAAACCCGCGGGAGTGTATAAACCCTTGCTGGTCGTGGACCGGCTGGTGTATGTATCGGGGCATGGCCCCGACCGGGAAGACGGTTCGTTGATCATCGGAAAAGCAGGTGCGGAACTGGACAAGGATGAAGCAAAGCTGGCGGCAAGACAGGTCGGGCTGACGATCTTGTCGACCCTTATCGCTCACCTTGGCTCGCTGGACAAAATCAAGCGTGTGGTCAAGGTGTTGGGGATGGTGAACGCGGTGCCGCATTTCCAACATCACCCTTATGTGGTCAACGGTTGTAGCGAGCTGTTCGCGGAGGTCTGGGGACCGGACCTTGGCGTAGGGGTACGGAGCGCGGTTGGGATGGGGTCCTTACCGGATAACATTACGGTGGAGATCGAAGCAATTTTTGAATTGGCATAG
- a CDS encoding zinc-dependent metalloprotease, producing the protein MKKLMLIFFVLFASHALWAQLPFPLPGGDTKKEESSKDRLDSLLSLLNKKKYKTRPYESVITRDAVAYNGLFSVYAVRDSFFIEIPDTLLGRDMVMITRVVKGSVSSSDALGGSKYPGESLDEKNVYFKTAPDSAINLLSDLQADQAEPGSRIAGAVANANTDPIVQTFQIVALGKNKSSILVDATAFLKIPGQLTNIGKATATAIHVEYVHAYPINVEIGIYRTSSGAPVVTNTSFVVLPRVPMQQRLYDRRVGYFADDVFYFSDEQHQVEKREFINRWRLEPKPEDRERWQRGELVEPANPIVIYIDPHTPKQWVKYLIMGINDWQQAFEQAGFKNAIMGKEWPYGDSANLDDARYSFVCYLPSDVINAYGPNVHDLRSGEIIQTHIGWYHNVMTLLHDWYLVQAGATDPRARHAKFDDELMGQLIRFVSSHEVGHTLGLRHNFGSSSMTPVEKLRDKEWLKQHGHTASIMDYARFNYVAQPEDNIPEECLWPHIGEYDRWAIEWGYKYSGAQTVEEDKKITRQWISQRLAANPRLWFGSQEGEKKEAGARPDDPRCQTEDLGDNNMTAGTYGINNLKRILPNLPAWCKEEGGLYDNLGEAYKALTGQFKRYVGHVLTNIGGVERTYQSEDSGGDVYAPVARAKQKQALAFLNNQLFTTPYWLLDPTVTRKVTNPLEANFVIDLQDRVMNTLLDSAMFAKLAANTARFGTAASYPTEEFLSDIHHDILGGLPTGKPMDLYRRNLQKTYIGALADILSSLDPGVTETEAYGLVRADLQRAQNEMTAHLQQYSGLDKAHLESQIAVIKKVLNPKQD; encoded by the coding sequence ATGAAGAAGTTAATGTTGATATTCTTTGTACTATTTGCCTCCCATGCGCTCTGGGCACAGCTCCCGTTCCCTTTGCCCGGGGGGGACACAAAGAAGGAAGAATCGAGCAAGGACAGGCTGGATTCCCTGCTGTCGCTGCTAAATAAGAAAAAATACAAGACACGACCCTACGAGTCGGTCATTACAAGGGATGCGGTGGCGTACAACGGCCTATTTTCGGTGTATGCCGTTCGGGACTCATTCTTCATAGAAATCCCGGATACGTTGCTGGGCCGTGATATGGTCATGATCACGCGCGTGGTAAAAGGTTCCGTAAGCTCGTCCGACGCACTCGGGGGCAGCAAATATCCCGGGGAAAGCCTGGACGAGAAAAACGTGTACTTCAAGACGGCACCAGATTCCGCGATCAACCTTTTGTCCGATCTGCAAGCCGACCAGGCCGAACCCGGAAGCAGGATCGCCGGAGCCGTAGCCAACGCCAATACCGATCCCATCGTACAAACCTTCCAGATCGTGGCTTTGGGAAAGAACAAGTCTTCCATCCTGGTGGATGCCACGGCATTTTTGAAAATCCCGGGCCAGTTGACCAATATCGGGAAAGCTACGGCGACCGCCATTCATGTGGAGTACGTGCATGCTTATCCCATCAATGTGGAAATCGGTATCTACCGGACTTCCAGCGGTGCCCCGGTGGTGACCAACACCTCCTTTGTCGTGCTGCCAAGGGTGCCGATGCAGCAGCGGTTGTACGACCGCCGGGTGGGTTACTTTGCCGATGACGTGTTTTATTTCTCCGATGAACAACACCAGGTGGAGAAAAGGGAGTTTATCAACCGCTGGCGCCTGGAACCCAAGCCCGAAGACCGGGAGCGCTGGCAGCGGGGTGAGCTGGTGGAGCCCGCAAACCCCATCGTTATTTATATCGATCCGCATACGCCCAAGCAATGGGTCAAATACCTTATCATGGGTATCAACGACTGGCAACAAGCATTCGAGCAGGCAGGCTTCAAAAACGCCATCATGGGGAAGGAATGGCCGTACGGAGACAGCGCCAACCTCGACGACGCCCGTTACTCCTTCGTCTGTTACCTGCCGTCCGATGTGATCAACGCCTACGGCCCGAATGTACACGACCTGCGCAGCGGCGAGATCATCCAAACCCATATCGGCTGGTACCACAATGTGATGACCCTGCTGCACGATTGGTACCTGGTGCAGGCAGGGGCGACCGACCCCCGCGCCCGCCACGCCAAATTCGACGACGAGCTGATGGGGCAGTTGATCCGTTTTGTCTCCTCTCACGAGGTAGGACACACGCTCGGCCTTAGGCACAACTTCGGCTCCAGCAGCATGACCCCTGTGGAAAAGCTTCGCGACAAGGAATGGCTCAAACAACACGGCCACACCGCCTCTATCATGGACTACGCCCGCTTCAATTATGTAGCCCAGCCCGAAGACAATATCCCCGAAGAATGCCTTTGGCCGCATATTGGCGAGTACGACCGCTGGGCCATCGAATGGGGGTATAAATATTCCGGCGCCCAGACGGTGGAAGAGGACAAGAAGATCACCCGCCAGTGGATCAGCCAAAGGCTCGCCGCCAATCCACGGCTCTGGTTCGGCAGCCAGGAAGGGGAAAAGAAAGAAGCAGGCGCACGCCCGGACGACCCCCGTTGTCAGACCGAAGACCTGGGCGATAACAACATGACCGCGGGTACCTACGGGATTAATAACCTTAAACGCATTCTCCCCAACCTCCCGGCCTGGTGTAAGGAAGAAGGCGGCCTGTACGACAACCTCGGCGAGGCCTATAAGGCCCTGACCGGCCAGTTCAAACGCTATGTGGGCCATGTCCTGACCAACATCGGGGGGGTAGAACGTACCTACCAAAGCGAGGATTCCGGCGGCGACGTATACGCACCCGTGGCGCGCGCCAAACAGAAACAGGCCCTGGCGTTCCTCAACAACCAGCTCTTTACCACCCCGTATTGGCTGCTCGATCCCACGGTAACCAGGAAGGTGACGAACCCGCTGGAGGCAAATTTTGTCATAGACCTGCAAGACCGGGTAATGAATACGTTGCTGGACAGCGCCATGTTTGCCAAGCTCGCGGCCAACACCGCCCGGTTTGGAACAGCTGCGTCCTATCCCACCGAAGAGTTCCTCTCCGACATCCACCACGACATCCTGGGCGGTTTGCCCACCGGCAAACCCATGGACCTCTACCGGCGCAATCTGCAAAAAACATACATCGGAGCCCTCGCCGACATCCTGTCTTCCCTCGACCCCGGTGTCACGGAGACAGAAGCCTATGGCCTCGTCAGGGCCGACCTGCAACGCGCGCAGAACGAGATGACGGCTCATTTGCAACAATATTCCGGCCTTGACAAGGCCCACCTGGAGAGCCAGATCGCAGTGATCAAGAAAGTTTTAAATCCAAAGCAAGATTAG
- a CDS encoding nucleotidyl transferase AbiEii/AbiGii toxin family protein yields MTGWLALSNEQRRATLEQAWRKSGIGPKAIEKDWWVTLALKALFEGPYRKYMIFKGGTSLSKSWNLIERFSEDIDIALDAKAFDMEHKAAPTKGDIERLKRRGCAFTSMELKAALEGQLTKMGVPEGMISITAAEVNEKMPDKDPQVLMVGYPPLYEANPYLRDEVRVEVSVRSLKEPYTQRGIQSILYTWFPNEVYAEIPLEIAVVDPRKTCLEKAFLLHEEFMKPDLNKIRIERMSRHLYDLYRLDRSGVSDKALADNELYAAIIEHRKQYSRLKHVRYETLERATISFCPPGALWKVYQEDYAKMQDQMIYGNSVSFEELMEGLEVLQAKFRGNS; encoded by the coding sequence ATGACGGGCTGGCTTGCACTTTCAAATGAGCAGAGACGGGCAACCTTGGAGCAAGCGTGGCGTAAAAGCGGGATTGGTCCTAAAGCGATCGAGAAAGACTGGTGGGTTACGCTGGCGTTAAAGGCTTTGTTTGAAGGACCGTATAGGAAGTACATGATATTTAAGGGCGGCACGTCATTAAGTAAGAGCTGGAACCTGATCGAGCGATTCTCGGAGGATATAGATATCGCCCTGGATGCGAAGGCATTCGATATGGAGCACAAAGCGGCTCCGACGAAAGGTGATATTGAAAGGCTAAAGCGCAGGGGCTGCGCTTTCACCAGTATGGAGTTAAAAGCCGCGTTAGAGGGACAATTGACGAAAATGGGCGTACCGGAAGGCATGATAAGCATTACGGCTGCAGAGGTCAATGAAAAGATGCCGGATAAGGACCCACAGGTATTGATGGTAGGGTATCCACCTTTGTACGAGGCGAACCCTTATTTGAGGGATGAAGTACGAGTAGAGGTCAGTGTCCGGTCATTGAAGGAACCTTATACGCAAAGAGGCATTCAATCTATTTTATATACCTGGTTCCCGAATGAGGTATATGCGGAAATCCCGCTGGAGATTGCCGTGGTGGATCCGAGAAAGACTTGCCTTGAAAAAGCCTTCCTATTGCATGAGGAGTTTATGAAGCCGGATTTGAATAAAATCCGGATCGAGCGAATGTCCAGGCATCTGTATGATTTGTACCGGTTGGATCGATCGGGGGTATCAGATAAAGCGTTGGCCGATAATGAATTATATGCGGCTATTATCGAACATAGAAAGCAATACAGCAGACTGAAGCATGTCCGGTATGAGACCTTGGAGCGGGCTACTATTTCTTTTTGTCCGCCTGGGGCGTTGTGGAAGGTATACCAGGAAGATTACGCAAAGATGCAGGATCAAATGATCTATGGAAATTCGGTGTCATTTGAGGAGTTGATGGAGGGATTGGAAGTGCTTCAAGCAAAATTCAGAGGAAATAGTTAG
- a CDS encoding patatin-like phospholipase family protein, with protein sequence MPSTSLCLSGGGARGMAHLGVLQYLYEKGYKIEAISGTSAGAIIGAFIADGFHPAEIGELILTHIKRLPVNRHHLKQQGLVNVNFLKDLVRNNLRTKRIEELPTPFFANATNYATGRGATFTTGPILDVVIASASIPIVFPPMMIEGIPYVDGGLSCNFNVEPLKKYAFPIIGVFVNPLVPYDPAASVIAQSDRAIHLTLREMILETIPLCDVFLEPPDLKDFTVLNVKSLPVIRDIGYQFAKQMLEANEQS encoded by the coding sequence ATGCCATCCACATCACTATGCTTATCCGGCGGCGGCGCCCGGGGAATGGCCCACCTGGGCGTCCTGCAATACCTGTATGAAAAAGGGTATAAAATTGAGGCGATCAGCGGCACCAGCGCAGGCGCCATCATCGGGGCTTTTATCGCAGACGGGTTTCATCCGGCGGAAATAGGAGAACTGATCCTTACGCATATCAAAAGGTTGCCGGTGAACAGACACCATCTAAAACAACAAGGGCTTGTCAACGTCAACTTCCTGAAGGACCTGGTCAGGAACAACCTCCGCACCAAACGAATCGAAGAGCTGCCCACCCCTTTTTTCGCAAACGCCACCAATTATGCAACCGGCCGGGGAGCCACCTTCACGACCGGCCCTATCCTGGATGTGGTAATCGCGTCGGCTTCCATACCCATCGTCTTTCCTCCGATGATGATTGAAGGTATCCCCTACGTGGATGGCGGGCTCTCTTGTAATTTTAATGTAGAACCGCTGAAGAAATATGCTTTCCCCATCATAGGGGTTTTCGTCAACCCACTGGTCCCGTACGACCCTGCCGCTTCTGTTATCGCTCAAAGTGATAGAGCGATTCACCTGACGTTAAGGGAAATGATCCTGGAGACTATCCCTCTGTGCGACGTATTCCTGGAACCGCCGGATCTGAAAGATTTTACCGTCCTGAATGTAAAATCACTACCCGTCATTCGGGATATTGGCTACCAATTTGCAAAGCAAATGCTGGAAGCGAATGAACAAAGCTAA
- a CDS encoding aldo/keto reductase, giving the protein MDKLKQTRLGSEGLVVPAIGLGCMGMTPGFGFEELYGKTDEKEAIATIHRSLELGGNFLDTADAYGPFLNEQLIAKAMGGNRSQYIIATKFGIEVNDEGAYTGLVNGKANYVRKAVERSLKNLQTDYIDLYYLHRLDKTTPVEETVAALAELVKEGKVRYIGLSEVSSATIRKAHKVHPLTAVQTEYSLFERSLEEDGIYDTLNQLGIGLVAYSPLGRGFLSGQFRSPDDYSASDFRRHIPKTSGDQFYKNLELLKEIEAMAAEKGITSTQLALAWVMAKGAVPIPGTKRVKYVESNIAATKIELTPKDMDHLESIIPLGAQTGARYGEAGMQQVD; this is encoded by the coding sequence ATGGACAAATTAAAACAAACACGCCTTGGCAGCGAAGGCCTCGTCGTCCCGGCCATCGGCCTGGGCTGTATGGGCATGACCCCGGGCTTCGGATTCGAAGAACTTTACGGAAAGACGGATGAAAAAGAAGCGATCGCCACCATTCACCGTTCGCTCGAATTAGGCGGCAACTTTTTGGACACGGCCGATGCGTATGGGCCCTTTCTCAATGAGCAGTTGATTGCGAAAGCGATGGGTGGCAACCGTAGCCAATACATCATAGCCACCAAATTCGGTATCGAAGTGAATGATGAGGGTGCATACACCGGTTTGGTCAACGGTAAAGCGAATTACGTACGAAAGGCAGTAGAAAGATCGCTGAAAAATCTGCAGACCGACTACATCGACTTGTATTACCTGCACCGTTTGGACAAAACCACTCCGGTAGAGGAAACAGTTGCCGCCCTGGCTGAGCTGGTGAAAGAGGGAAAGGTAAGGTACATCGGTCTTTCGGAAGTATCTTCTGCCACCATCCGAAAGGCGCATAAAGTCCACCCCTTGACGGCAGTGCAGACCGAGTATTCGCTGTTTGAAAGAAGCCTTGAGGAAGACGGAATCTACGATACGCTGAACCAACTTGGCATTGGACTCGTGGCGTATTCTCCATTGGGGAGGGGCTTTTTGTCGGGTCAGTTCAGGTCCCCGGATGATTATTCCGCAAGTGATTTCAGGCGACATATACCCAAGACCTCGGGCGACCAGTTTTACAAAAACCTTGAATTGCTAAAAGAAATCGAAGCCATGGCTGCTGAAAAGGGTATTACCAGCACCCAACTCGCTCTTGCCTGGGTAATGGCCAAGGGGGCAGTACCTATCCCCGGCACCAAACGCGTAAAATACGTAGAAAGCAATATTGCTGCTACGAAAATTGAGTTGACGCCCAAAGACATGGACCACCTGGAAAGCATCATTCCACTGGGGGCCCAAACGGGCGCCCGTTATGGTGAAGCGGGAATGCAGCAGGTTGATTAA
- a CDS encoding gluconate:H+ symporter: protein MPLILCVIGILCLILLMVWCKLDAFISFIVVSVGLGLAYGLDIKGIAGAIQKGIGSILGTLVIILGFGAMLGRLVADSGAAQQIMDSMIRVSGRKGLLWAMALAGLVIGIPLFYTAGFVVVMPLIAAVGASTGLPLVHVGMPMLSALSVAHGFLPPHPSPTAITHMLHADLGRTLLYGLMAAVPAIVIAGPLFAQTLKKYTARPDPALLRSRVLPKEELPGLGVSLLTALLPLVLLTATTVLEAVAPKQEGTIKDIITFIGDPNIAMLISVLVAVYVLGLRRGKRMTEVMKSLEDAFKGVAPVLMVIAGSGVFAEVMKEGGADDYIAGVLSHAPLSPLVLGWGIAAMIRVSVGSATVAGLTAAAIILPLMGQHPELHPELMVLSIGAGSLFCSHVNDGGFWLFKQYFNLSVRETFLTWSVMETIVSLVGLGMVLILNQIIG from the coding sequence ATGCCCTTAATCCTTTGTGTCATAGGCATTTTGTGCCTGATTCTGCTGATGGTTTGGTGTAAACTGGACGCATTTATCTCGTTTATCGTAGTGAGCGTGGGGCTGGGGTTGGCGTACGGATTGGACATTAAGGGAATCGCGGGGGCGATCCAAAAAGGGATCGGAAGTATCCTGGGCACGCTGGTGATCATCTTGGGCTTTGGGGCGATGTTGGGGCGGTTGGTGGCGGACAGCGGGGCGGCGCAGCAGATCATGGATTCGATGATCCGGGTGTCGGGACGGAAAGGGCTTTTGTGGGCGATGGCGCTGGCAGGGTTGGTGATCGGTATTCCCTTATTCTATACGGCGGGGTTTGTGGTGGTGATGCCGCTGATCGCAGCGGTGGGGGCGTCGACGGGGCTCCCGTTGGTGCATGTGGGTATGCCGATGTTGTCGGCCTTGTCGGTGGCGCATGGGTTTCTGCCGCCGCATCCTTCTCCCACGGCGATCACGCACATGTTACACGCGGACCTGGGCCGGACACTGTTATATGGATTGATGGCGGCCGTCCCGGCGATCGTGATTGCGGGGCCTTTGTTTGCGCAGACGCTTAAAAAGTATACGGCCCGGCCGGATCCGGCCTTGCTCCGGTCGAGGGTATTGCCCAAAGAGGAGCTGCCGGGGTTGGGGGTGAGTTTGCTGACGGCCTTGTTGCCGTTGGTGTTGCTCACGGCCACGACGGTGTTGGAGGCGGTGGCGCCGAAACAGGAGGGGACCATAAAGGATATAATAACCTTTATCGGCGATCCGAACATCGCCATGCTGATCAGCGTATTGGTGGCGGTTTACGTCCTGGGGCTCCGTCGCGGTAAACGGATGACGGAGGTGATGAAGTCCCTGGAAGACGCCTTTAAGGGCGTGGCGCCGGTGTTGATGGTGATCGCGGGGTCTGGGGTGTTTGCGGAAGTGATGAAGGAGGGGGGCGCGGACGACTATATCGCGGGGGTTCTGAGCCATGCGCCCTTGTCCCCGCTGGTGTTGGGCTGGGGGATAGCGGCGATGATCCGGGTCAGTGTGGGGTCGGCAACGGTGGCGGGGCTGACGGCAGCGGCGATCATCTTACCTTTGATGGGGCAACACCCGGAGTTGCACCCGGAATTGATGGTTTTGTCGATCGGCGCAGGGAGCCTTTTTTGTTCGCACGTGAATGACGGTGGCTTTTGGCTGTTCAAACAATATTTTAATCTAAGCGTACGGGAAACGTTCCTCACCTGGTCGGTGATGGAAACGATCGTATCGCTGGTGGGGCTCGGGATGGTTTTGATTCTTAACCAAATTATAGGATGA
- a CDS encoding DUF6088 family protein: MENVQKNIKYSLSKKKNGSLIFPSDFRGMGSEAAIKKALSRLTVQGILKRAAHGIYYKPKIDPVLGELHPGAEEIATMLAKKEKIRIRPAGAYALNKLGLSTQVPTRLVFITDGPPRQLNIGKMKIRFKATSHKKLATIGQISALVIQALEELDINHIDVDTAARIKKLLLMEDAKKLKHDLGLAPVRVYNYIVKLLKEK; encoded by the coding sequence ATGGAGAATGTACAAAAAAATATAAAATATTCATTATCAAAGAAAAAGAATGGGAGTTTGATATTTCCCTCTGATTTTAGAGGCATGGGTAGTGAAGCGGCTATTAAAAAGGCGCTCTCACGTTTGACGGTGCAGGGGATACTGAAAAGGGCGGCGCATGGGATTTATTATAAGCCCAAAATAGATCCGGTCCTGGGGGAACTACATCCTGGAGCGGAAGAGATAGCGACTATGTTGGCGAAGAAGGAGAAGATACGGATTCGACCTGCAGGCGCGTATGCATTGAATAAGCTCGGACTGAGTACACAGGTACCCACCCGACTGGTATTTATAACGGATGGGCCTCCCCGCCAGCTGAATATAGGTAAGATGAAGATCAGGTTCAAGGCAACATCGCACAAAAAGTTAGCTACCATCGGACAGATCAGCGCGCTAGTGATTCAGGCATTGGAAGAGTTGGATATAAACCATATTGACGTTGATACGGCGGCCCGGATAAAGAAGCTGTTGTTAATGGAAGATGCTAAGAAGTTGAAACATGACCTTGGGCTGGCGCCGGTACGGGTATATAATTATATTGTTAAACTGTTAAAGGAAAAATAG
- a CDS encoding DoxX family protein, producing the protein MIRRILATEETGSVLFIRLMVGGIYLSEGIQKFVYPADLGGGHFHSIGFPLPYFSAGLDAVLQIVCAILILAGLFTRLAVVPLLIITIFSLVAIQMPILISHGLWAMLHAARTDWCMLLGTCYLLLKGGGRWSFDRKWFS; encoded by the coding sequence ATGATCCGAAGGATATTGGCAACAGAAGAGACTGGTTCCGTCTTGTTTATCCGCTTGATGGTCGGAGGCATCTACCTTTCCGAAGGCATCCAGAAATTTGTCTACCCCGCAGACCTCGGCGGGGGGCATTTTCATTCGATTGGGTTTCCACTTCCCTACTTTTCTGCGGGTCTTGATGCGGTCTTGCAGATCGTTTGCGCGATCCTTATTCTCGCGGGTCTTTTCACCCGCCTGGCGGTAGTGCCTTTACTTATTATCACCATTTTCTCTCTGGTCGCCATACAAATGCCCATCTTGATCTCCCACGGTCTCTGGGCCATGCTCCACGCCGCCCGGACTGACTGGTGTATGCTCCTCGGCACCTGCTATTTGCTGCTGAAAGGCGGTGGCCGGTGGTCTTTTGACAGAAAATGGTTTTCGTAA